The following are from one region of the Rosistilla carotiformis genome:
- a CDS encoding adenylate kinase: MRIIFIGPPGAGKGTQCKQLVDHLSVPHLSTGDMLREIRSERSSLGRLVASYIDMGRLAPDFLVVRIVEEFLRREQCNSGCMFDGFPRTLLQAQLLGEQLASRDDRISMVLNLDVDEDALVQRLLKRAEIEKRADDNAETIQQRLRVYHRQTSPLLDFYAQRGLVERIDGCQHPTAVFDQILDRVRARMG, from the coding sequence ATGCGAATCATTTTCATTGGGCCTCCGGGTGCTGGTAAAGGGACTCAGTGTAAGCAATTGGTCGATCATCTCTCTGTCCCTCATCTTTCTACGGGGGATATGCTGCGAGAGATTCGCTCCGAACGATCATCGCTCGGTCGATTGGTGGCATCGTATATCGATATGGGGCGTTTGGCTCCTGATTTTTTGGTTGTTCGCATTGTCGAAGAGTTCCTGCGACGTGAACAATGCAATTCCGGTTGTATGTTCGACGGCTTTCCACGGACATTGCTGCAGGCACAACTGCTTGGCGAGCAATTGGCTAGCAGAGACGATCGGATTTCGATGGTGTTGAATCTGGATGTCGACGAGGACGCGTTGGTCCAGCGTCTGCTGAAACGTGCGGAGATCGAGAAGCGTGCGGATGACAACGCGGAAACGATTCAGCAGCGGTTGCGGGTATACCATCGACAAACTTCGCCGTTATTAGATTTCTACGCGCAGCGCGGATTGGTCGAAAGAATCGACGGTTGTCAGCATCCCACGGCTGTGTTCGATCAGATTCTTGATCGTGTTCGTGCGCGGATGGGGTGA
- the secY gene encoding preprotein translocase subunit SecY — protein MLEKLRVVFTIPELRNKILLTLGLLAIYRIGFHISLPMMNQNLAPSAGEDTASQFFEKVSLFAASDLRQATIFGLGIMPYISASIIFQLLGSVWAPIEELKKEGEAGRKKINEYTRYLTVVLCLIQSYMYLKFWLMAGGEGEASKVNPNFFGADSNTLFWGWQITAVLIMTCGTIFLMWLGEQIDEYGIGNGISLLIMAGILAQMPGALFDLIQNMKTELVGLSKGTVGIETLIILIVLFVAVVFGVVFITLGQRRIPTQSAKFTRGRRVYGGNRQFLPLRINQAGVMPIIFASSLLMIPGVMLQFLSKSFTPGTFMFSALNGFGSIMSSGTSFVYNMMYVALIFFFCYFWTAITFNPKEMSDQLKDHGTFIPGYRPGKRTADYLEKVMVRITYVGAAFLAIVAIVPTIVYGSLGVSYSIAGFYGGTGLLIAVSVAFDLIQKIDSHLVMRNYRGLLEG, from the coding sequence ATGCTGGAAAAATTACGCGTCGTTTTTACGATCCCTGAGCTTCGTAATAAAATTCTTCTGACGCTGGGACTGCTTGCGATCTATCGTATCGGGTTCCACATCTCGTTGCCGATGATGAACCAGAATCTGGCGCCTTCGGCCGGTGAGGACACCGCGTCGCAGTTCTTTGAGAAGGTCAGCTTGTTTGCTGCGAGCGATCTCCGCCAGGCGACGATTTTCGGTTTGGGGATTATGCCCTACATTTCCGCATCGATCATCTTTCAGTTGCTCGGTAGCGTTTGGGCTCCCATCGAAGAGCTGAAGAAAGAGGGCGAAGCCGGCCGCAAGAAGATCAACGAATACACCCGTTACCTGACGGTCGTGTTGTGCCTGATCCAAAGCTACATGTATCTGAAGTTTTGGTTGATGGCCGGCGGCGAAGGCGAGGCGAGTAAAGTTAACCCGAACTTCTTTGGCGCCGATAGCAACACGCTGTTTTGGGGCTGGCAGATCACTGCGGTTTTGATCATGACCTGCGGTACGATCTTCTTGATGTGGTTGGGTGAGCAGATCGACGAATACGGTATCGGTAATGGTATCAGTTTGTTGATTATGGCTGGTATTTTGGCTCAAATGCCAGGTGCTTTGTTCGACCTGATTCAGAACATGAAGACCGAATTGGTTGGGCTTTCCAAGGGAACGGTCGGCATTGAGACGTTAATCATATTGATTGTGCTCTTTGTCGCGGTGGTGTTTGGCGTGGTGTTTATCACGCTGGGCCAGCGACGGATTCCGACTCAAAGTGCGAAGTTCACACGGGGTCGTCGTGTTTACGGTGGCAACCGTCAGTTCCTTCCCCTGCGGATCAATCAAGCGGGTGTGATGCCGATCATTTTCGCCAGCAGCTTGTTGATGATCCCAGGTGTTATGTTGCAGTTTCTTTCGAAGTCGTTCACTCCCGGGACGTTCATGTTCTCGGCCCTGAACGGTTTTGGATCGATCATGAGCAGCGGGACCTCGTTTGTTTACAACATGATGTATGTGGCGCTGATTTTCTTCTTCTGCTACTTCTGGACGGCCATCACTTTCAATCCGAAGGAGATGTCCGATCAGTTGAAGGACCACGGAACGTTCATTCCAGGCTATCGGCCCGGTAAACGGACTGCGGATTATCTGGAGAAGGTCATGGTCCGGATCACGTATGTCGGTGCTGCGTTTTTGGCGATCGTCGCGATTGTTCCAACGATCGTTTACGGATCGCTGGGCGTCTCCTATTCAATCGCGGGTTTCTACGGCGGTACCGGTTTGTTGATTGCGGTTAGCGTCGCGTTCGACCTGATTCAAAAGATCGATAGCCATCTGGTGATGCGTAACTACCGCGGCCTTTTGGAAGGCTAA
- the rplO gene encoding 50S ribosomal protein L15 yields MKLHDVNTGITKNRKRKRIGRGPGSGHGKTAGRGHKGHKSRSGYSRKPSFQGGTMPLFRRIPKRGFNNAFAPVVKVMNVQDLEALCDDGMEITPEVLTSTRVLTGIFDELKILGNGELTKKLKVSAHRFSKSAVEKIQAAGGEVTILSPKRLPKERAELLKSGEVPRAHK; encoded by the coding sequence ATGAAACTTCACGACGTCAACACCGGCATTACCAAGAATCGCAAACGGAAGCGCATCGGCCGCGGTCCCGGTTCGGGGCATGGCAAGACCGCTGGACGAGGGCATAAAGGCCATAAGAGCCGCAGCGGTTACAGCCGCAAGCCAAGCTTCCAGGGCGGTACGATGCCGTTGTTCCGCCGTATTCCAAAGCGTGGCTTCAACAATGCATTCGCGCCGGTTGTTAAGGTGATGAACGTGCAGGATTTGGAAGCGCTGTGTGATGACGGCATGGAGATCACTCCAGAAGTGCTGACCTCGACTCGCGTTCTTACAGGTATCTTCGACGAGCTGAAGATCCTCGGAAACGGCGAACTGACGAAGAAGCTGAAGGTTTCCGCACATCGCTTCAGTAAGAGCGCTGTGGAAAAGATTCAAGCTGCCGGTGGTGAAGTCACCATCCTGTCGCCGAAGCGTCTTCCTAAGGAACGCGCTGAATTGTTGAAGTCGGGTGAAGTTCCACGAGCTCACAAGTAG
- the rpsE gene encoding 30S ribosomal protein S5 — protein MSDNSGQGDLLDRVVKIKRCAAVVKGGRRFSFAAMVVVGDGKGKVGWGYGKANEVPPSVQKATKQATRDMVAVPLIAGSIPHQVWGKFGAAKVLLMPAGAGTGIIAGQAVRAVCESAGIHDILTKSYGTNNPVTLVKATIDALGKLRTRETIAALRGVELDN, from the coding sequence GTGTCTGACAATTCTGGACAAGGCGATCTGTTAGATCGCGTGGTAAAGATCAAACGATGTGCGGCCGTTGTAAAAGGTGGTCGTCGTTTTAGCTTCGCTGCGATGGTTGTCGTCGGCGACGGCAAGGGCAAGGTTGGCTGGGGCTACGGAAAAGCTAACGAAGTTCCACCAAGCGTGCAGAAGGCCACGAAGCAAGCCACACGCGACATGGTTGCAGTCCCGTTGATCGCTGGAAGTATCCCGCATCAGGTTTGGGGTAAGTTCGGCGCTGCGAAGGTGCTGTTGATGCCCGCGGGTGCTGGTACCGGTATCATCGCGGGACAAGCAGTCCGCGCTGTCTGCGAATCGGCAGGTATTCACGATATTTTGACCAAGAGCTACGGAACGAACAATCCTGTAACTCTTGTGAAAGCAACCATCGACGCACTCGGCAAATTGCGAACGCGAGAAACGATCGCGGCATTGCGTGGCGTTGAGCTAGACAATTAG
- the rplF gene encoding 50S ribosomal protein L6, with the protein MSRVGKKPVSIVSGVKVSLDGKLITVEGPKGKLTFEHRSEVEVKVDDGQVTVSRFNDDRESRSFHGLTRAVIQNMIVGVTQGYEKKLDIVGVGYVASVQNGEIQMRVGFANELVRKIPEGLTVVCPDTTHVTITGCDKQQVSQFAAELRSLRKPEPYKGKGIRYSGEQVKLKAGKASAK; encoded by the coding sequence ATGTCCCGAGTTGGAAAAAAACCAGTATCTATCGTCAGCGGCGTAAAAGTTTCGCTCGACGGCAAGCTGATCACTGTTGAAGGCCCGAAAGGCAAGTTGACGTTCGAGCATCGCTCGGAGGTTGAAGTGAAGGTCGACGACGGACAGGTTACCGTCAGTCGCTTTAATGATGACCGCGAGAGTCGCTCGTTTCACGGGCTGACGCGTGCGGTGATTCAGAACATGATCGTCGGCGTGACTCAGGGCTACGAAAAGAAGCTCGATATCGTCGGTGTCGGTTACGTCGCATCGGTTCAGAATGGTGAGATTCAGATGCGAGTCGGTTTCGCAAACGAATTGGTGCGTAAGATCCCTGAAGGATTGACCGTCGTTTGTCCTGACACGACGCACGTGACGATTACCGGTTGCGATAAGCAACAGGTAAGTCAATTTGCTGCGGAATTGCGATCCCTGCGAAAGCCAGAGCCTTACAAGGGCAAGGGAATTCGTTATTCTGGTGAGCAAGTCAAGCTGAAGGCTGGTAAGGCGTCGGCTAAGTAG
- the rpsH gene encoding 30S ribosomal protein S8: protein MMTDPIADMLTRIRNAVRVERPYVDIPLSRVKRGIADVLKREGFIWDWEEVDSEDLPIKLIRLELKYGPNGEQLIQSITRISKPGRRTYVRSRELRPILGGMGITIISTSKGVVSDREARRQGIGGEVLCEVA, encoded by the coding sequence ATGATGACTGACCCAATCGCCGATATGCTCACCCGCATCCGCAATGCTGTGCGCGTCGAACGGCCTTATGTCGATATCCCGCTCAGCCGCGTGAAACGTGGTATCGCCGATGTGCTTAAACGCGAAGGCTTTATTTGGGATTGGGAGGAAGTCGACTCCGAAGACTTGCCTATCAAATTGATTCGTTTGGAACTGAAATACGGTCCCAATGGCGAACAATTGATCCAATCCATCACACGGATCAGTAAGCCTGGCCGACGCACCTACGTGCGAAGCCGTGAGCTGCGACCGATCCTTGGTGGAATGGGCATTACGATCATTAGCACCAGCAAAGGCGTGGTTAGTGACCGCGAAGCGCGTCGCCAAGGTATTGGCGGCGAAGTGCTTTGCGAAGTCGCCTAG
- a CDS encoding type Z 30S ribosomal protein S14, which produces MASKSKIAKAEREPKFSTRRENRCQLCGRPRAVYRKFGLCRICFRKYADQGLIPGVRKASW; this is translated from the coding sequence GTGGCCAGCAAATCGAAGATCGCAAAGGCGGAAAGGGAACCTAAGTTCTCAACCCGTCGCGAAAACCGTTGTCAGCTGTGTGGGCGGCCTCGAGCCGTGTATCGCAAGTTTGGCTTATGCCGCATCTGTTTCCGCAAATACGCTGATCAAGGCTTGATTCCGGGTGTCCGGAAAGCCAGCTGGTAA
- the rplE gene encoding 50S ribosomal protein L5, producing the protein MADYVPRLQTMYQNEIRAALQEKHGLKNPMTVPRLEKITLNMGVGSATQDKKNLETAYAAMTEIAGQKPVFTKARKSIANFRLREGMSIGCMVTLRGARMYEFLDRLVAVVLPRVRDFRGISRKAFDGRGNYSMGLSEIMVFPELNPDKFTKPQGLNITINTTAHNNDQGRDLLEMFGMPFREDPKKAAEAAEAAAAV; encoded by the coding sequence ATGGCAGACTACGTTCCACGATTACAGACGATGTACCAAAACGAGATTCGCGCCGCGCTTCAAGAGAAGCACGGTTTGAAGAATCCGATGACCGTGCCTCGTCTCGAGAAGATCACGCTGAACATGGGTGTGGGCTCGGCGACCCAGGACAAAAAGAACCTGGAAACCGCTTACGCAGCGATGACCGAAATCGCTGGCCAAAAGCCCGTCTTCACCAAGGCTCGCAAGTCGATCGCTAACTTCCGGTTGCGAGAAGGGATGTCGATCGGTTGCATGGTCACCTTGCGTGGTGCTCGCATGTACGAATTTTTGGATCGCTTGGTGGCTGTTGTTTTGCCACGTGTTCGCGACTTTCGCGGTATCAGCCGCAAAGCGTTCGATGGACGCGGCAACTACAGCATGGGTCTATCCGAAATCATGGTGTTCCCCGAGTTGAACCCTGACAAATTCACCAAGCCGCAAGGTTTGAATATCACAATCAATACAACAGCACACAATAACGACCAAGGTCGCGATCTGTTGGAGATGTTCGGAATGCCATTCCGGGAAGATCCTAAGAAAGCAGCGGAAGCAGCCGAGGCAGCTGCCGCAGTCTAA
- the rplX gene encoding 50S ribosomal protein L24 — translation MLIKVNDNVQVIAGADKGTTGKVLKVDHKNNKVLVEGVARVWKHVRKSQKNPQGGRLNKEMPIAISNVMIVCPQTGKPSRIGVRYLKDGTKERYAKASGASLGTMSPPRPAYAS, via the coding sequence ATGCTGATCAAAGTTAATGACAACGTTCAAGTGATCGCGGGCGCCGACAAGGGCACCACCGGCAAGGTGTTGAAGGTCGATCACAAGAATAACAAGGTTCTTGTCGAAGGCGTCGCTCGCGTGTGGAAGCACGTTCGCAAGAGCCAGAAGAACCCACAGGGTGGACGATTGAACAAGGAGATGCCAATTGCAATCTCCAACGTGATGATCGTTTGTCCACAGACCGGCAAGCCATCGCGAATTGGCGTCCGTTATTTGAAAGACGGCACCAAGGAACGTTATGCGAAGGCTTCGGGTGCTTCGCTCGGCACGATGAGCCCGCCGCGGCCGGCATACGCGTCGTAG
- the rplN gene encoding 50S ribosomal protein L14: MIQQETRLAVADNTGAREVMCIKVLGGSRRRTAGLGDVIVCSVKSTIPGSDVKKKAVVKAVIVRTKSPTRRADGSYIRFDSNAVVIVDNDKNPRGTRIFGAVARELREKSFMKIVSLASEVV; this comes from the coding sequence ATGATCCAACAAGAAACAAGACTAGCTGTTGCCGACAACACCGGCGCTCGCGAAGTGATGTGCATCAAAGTGCTCGGTGGTTCGCGTAGGCGTACCGCGGGACTCGGCGATGTCATCGTGTGCAGCGTGAAAAGCACGATTCCTGGCAGTGATGTCAAGAAGAAGGCTGTCGTCAAGGCGGTAATCGTCCGTACCAAGTCGCCAACGCGTCGTGCCGACGGAAGTTACATTCGTTTTGACAGCAACGCCGTGGTAATTGTTGATAACGACAAGAACCCACGTGGTACCCGTATCTTCGGTGCTGTAGCTCGCGAATTGCGTGAGAAGAGCTTTATGAAGATTGTCAGTTTGGCCAGCGAAGTCGTTTGA
- the rpsQ gene encoding 30S ribosomal protein S17, whose translation MPKRVLTGVVTGDKMAKTRRVEIKRLVKHPKYKKYVRRRTVCYAHDEQNESAVGDLVEIVESRPLSKLKRWELVRVVEKSTAVDVAALRAARKHAASEAESEAIEAAHGVEADSQ comes from the coding sequence ATGCCAAAGCGTGTACTAACCGGCGTCGTCACTGGCGACAAGATGGCAAAGACTCGCCGCGTTGAAATTAAGCGGTTGGTTAAGCATCCAAAGTATAAGAAATACGTACGTCGTCGTACGGTTTGTTATGCACACGACGAACAAAATGAATCCGCGGTTGGCGATTTGGTAGAGATCGTAGAGTCGCGTCCTTTAAGCAAGCTCAAGCGATGGGAACTCGTTCGCGTCGTTGAGAAGAGCACCGCTGTGGACGTTGCCGCTCTGCGAGCTGCTCGCAAGCACGCTGCCAGCGAAGCGGAAAGCGAAGCGATCGAAGCGGCTCACGGCGTCGAAGCGGATAGCCAATAG
- the rpmC gene encoding 50S ribosomal protein L29 yields the protein MMKITELREMSDEQLQLTLKETAEKLFHLKFQAQTERLDAPSEIRKSRRLIARIKTIQTQRAPEAVAEGEAAAT from the coding sequence GTGATGAAAATTACTGAACTACGAGAAATGAGCGACGAACAGCTGCAGCTGACGCTCAAGGAAACTGCAGAAAAGTTGTTCCATTTGAAGTTTCAAGCTCAAACAGAACGATTAGACGCGCCAAGTGAGATTCGCAAGAGTCGACGGTTGATCGCGCGGATTAAGACAATTCAAACCCAGCGTGCTCCCGAAGCTGTCGCCGAAGGCGAAGCTGCGGCGACTTAG
- the rplP gene encoding 50S ribosomal protein L16 has protein sequence MALMPKRVKHRKSQRGRIKGNATRGNTVVFGDFGLQSLEPGWIRAQTIEAGRIAAQQYVRGEGTLYIRLFPHRSITSTPLETRMGKGKGEPEAWVAVVKPGTILYELGGVTEQQAKVCFARLASKMPVKVRFVSRRAM, from the coding sequence ATGGCGCTGATGCCCAAGAGGGTCAAGCATCGAAAAAGCCAAAGAGGACGTATAAAAGGTAACGCGACTCGCGGCAACACGGTTGTCTTTGGTGATTTTGGTCTGCAATCCCTGGAACCAGGGTGGATCCGAGCACAAACAATCGAAGCTGGCCGTATCGCAGCCCAACAATACGTTCGTGGTGAAGGTACGCTTTACATTCGCTTGTTCCCGCACCGTTCGATTACCAGCACTCCGCTGGAAACTCGGATGGGTAAAGGTAAGGGTGAACCCGAAGCGTGGGTGGCAGTCGTTAAGCCTGGCACCATCCTGTACGAGCTTGGCGGTGTAACAGAACAACAAGCGAAGGTGTGTTTTGCGCGTTTGGCGTCGAAGATGCCTGTCAAGGTGAGGTTCGTTTCGCGGCGTGCGATGTAA
- the rpsC gene encoding 30S ribosomal protein S3 — MGQKVNPVAFRTGVTIGWKSRWYASKKQFGELLLEDKKVRDHIKNHPKRTQYRNAGIDRIEIERTTDEVRVIMFVARPGLIIGKKGQEVELLQEELQNLTGRRINLKIEEISRPEIMAQLVAEDICQQLAKRSSFRRTMKRSMEQTMDAGAKGIKIQLAGRLGGAEMARREKQSLGSVPLSTLTAKIDYGFAEAMTAQGHIGVQVWVNQGTHGEETDGADAQEGQASKKPKRTYKR, encoded by the coding sequence ATGGGACAAAAAGTCAATCCTGTTGCGTTTCGAACCGGTGTTACCATCGGCTGGAAAAGCCGTTGGTATGCGTCGAAGAAGCAGTTCGGTGAACTGTTGCTCGAAGACAAGAAGGTTCGTGACCACATCAAGAACCACCCCAAGCGGACTCAATATCGCAATGCGGGTATCGACCGGATTGAGATTGAACGAACGACAGACGAAGTTCGCGTGATCATGTTTGTCGCGCGGCCGGGTCTGATTATTGGGAAGAAGGGTCAGGAAGTCGAGCTTCTTCAAGAAGAGCTTCAAAACCTGACCGGCCGTCGGATCAATTTGAAAATCGAAGAGATCAGTCGACCAGAAATTATGGCTCAGTTGGTGGCAGAAGATATCTGTCAGCAACTGGCAAAACGATCAAGTTTCCGTCGAACCATGAAACGTTCGATGGAGCAAACCATGGATGCGGGTGCAAAGGGCATCAAGATCCAACTGGCAGGCCGGTTGGGTGGCGCGGAAATGGCTCGGCGTGAGAAACAAAGTTTAGGTTCGGTTCCCCTGAGCACTTTGACTGCCAAGATCGACTACGGATTCGCTGAGGCGATGACGGCTCAAGGTCATATTGGCGTTCAAGTTTGGGTTAACCAAGGTACACACGGAGAAGAGACCGATGGCGCTGATGCCCAAGAGGGTCAAGCATCGAAAAAGCCAAAGAGGACGTATAAAAGGTAA
- the rplV gene encoding 50S ribosomal protein L22 produces MSFNASHRYCRMSAQKVRLVADLIRGKYADEALDILKYQPQRGARMLEKVLRSAIGNAQDPDQNGGRNIGVDELVVNDVRVDGGPMFKRIRPRARGTAFMIKKRMSHIHVGVVPLDEI; encoded by the coding sequence ATGTCATTCAATGCCTCCCATCGTTATTGTCGCATGAGCGCTCAAAAGGTTCGCCTGGTTGCGGATTTAATCCGCGGCAAGTACGCCGATGAAGCGCTGGACATTTTAAAGTATCAACCACAGCGTGGTGCTCGCATGTTGGAGAAGGTTCTCCGCAGTGCGATCGGTAACGCCCAAGACCCCGACCAGAACGGTGGTCGCAACATTGGGGTGGATGAATTGGTTGTCAACGACGTTCGCGTCGATGGTGGCCCAATGTTCAAGCGGATCCGGCCGCGTGCTCGTGGAACCGCGTTCATGATCAAGAAGCGAATGAGCCACATCCACGTCGGCGTAGTGCCGTTGGATGAGATTTAA
- the rpsS gene encoding 30S ribosomal protein S19, with translation MSRSSKKGPFVDPKVFSKVLKQLEGGKKEPIKTWARACTIVPEFVNLTFMVHDGRKHMKVLVSEDMVGHKLGEFAPTRTFRGHGGKKK, from the coding sequence ATGAGTCGTTCGAGCAAAAAAGGCCCGTTTGTTGATCCTAAAGTTTTCTCCAAGGTGCTGAAGCAACTTGAAGGGGGCAAGAAGGAGCCAATCAAAACGTGGGCACGCGCCTGCACGATTGTGCCTGAATTTGTCAATTTGACATTCATGGTCCATGACGGTCGCAAGCACATGAAAGTGCTCGTAAGCGAAGACATGGTTGGTCACAAGTTGGGTGAATTTGCACCGACGCGAACGTTCCGTGGTCACGGCGGCAAGAAGAAGTAG
- the rplB gene encoding 50S ribosomal protein L2, translated as MGIRVYKPTSAGRRNASVSDFKELTKGATPEKRLLRPKRKTAGRNNQGKITARHRGGGHKQMYRIIDFRRVKDDMPATVDSIQYDPNRSARIALLKYADGEKHYVVAPDGLKAGDPVENGPSAPPKLGNCLPLKNIPLGTTVCCVELRPGAGASFCRSAGTEATLMAREADWAQLSLPSGEIRRVPSKCRATIGKVSNTDHMKVVLGKAGRARWMGRRPHVRGTAMNPIDHPHGGGEGRTKGGRHPVSPQGKNAKGGATRQRRKPSNSSIVRRRRSRRYGQLKLIK; from the coding sequence ATGGGCATTCGAGTATATAAGCCAACGTCCGCCGGTCGCCGCAACGCGTCGGTAAGTGACTTTAAAGAGCTGACCAAGGGTGCGACCCCTGAGAAGCGTTTGTTGCGTCCTAAGCGTAAGACCGCTGGGCGAAACAATCAGGGCAAGATTACCGCGCGTCACCGTGGTGGCGGACACAAGCAGATGTACCGGATCATCGACTTTCGTCGTGTGAAGGATGATATGCCTGCGACGGTTGATTCGATCCAATACGATCCGAACCGCTCTGCTCGTATCGCGTTATTGAAATACGCCGACGGTGAGAAGCACTATGTTGTTGCTCCCGATGGCTTGAAGGCTGGCGACCCTGTTGAAAACGGGCCTAGCGCGCCGCCAAAACTTGGTAATTGTTTGCCGTTGAAGAACATTCCTTTGGGTACGACGGTCTGCTGCGTTGAATTGCGACCTGGTGCTGGTGCTTCTTTCTGCCGTTCGGCAGGAACCGAAGCAACGTTGATGGCACGCGAGGCCGATTGGGCTCAGTTGTCGTTGCCAAGTGGTGAAATTCGTCGCGTGCCTAGCAAGTGCCGAGCAACCATTGGCAAGGTTAGCAACACCGATCATATGAAGGTTGTGTTGGGCAAGGCTGGTCGTGCACGTTGGATGGGGCGTCGTCCTCACGTTCGTGGTACGGCGATGAACCCGATCGATCACCCGCACGGTGGTGGTGAAGGTCGTACCAAGGGCGGCCGTCATCCGGTTAGCCCGCAGGGCAAGAATGCCAAGGGTGGAGCAACGCGTCAACGTCGCAAGCCGAGCAACAGCTCGATCGTGCGTCGACGTCGGTCGCGTCGCTATGGCCAGTTGAAATTGATTAAGTAG
- the rplW gene encoding 50S ribosomal protein L23 has protein sequence MSTTTEQQVRLDAHREKGVQLESYQVLLRPLVTEKGVHRASRNNQYAFEIHKLANKDDVRSAVEDLFNVKVEKVRIQNRKGKPRRFKFRTGRSADWKKALVTLDAEHRIDFF, from the coding sequence ATGTCGACAACCACAGAACAACAAGTCCGACTCGACGCACACCGCGAAAAAGGTGTGCAGTTGGAATCGTATCAGGTTTTGCTGCGTCCATTGGTTACTGAAAAGGGTGTCCATCGCGCTAGCCGCAATAACCAATATGCTTTCGAAATCCACAAGTTAGCGAACAAAGACGACGTCCGGTCGGCTGTCGAAGATTTGTTCAACGTTAAGGTTGAGAAGGTTCGTATTCAGAATCGCAAGGGAAAGCCTCGTCGATTCAAGTTTCGAACGGGTCGTTCGGCGGATTGGAAGAAAGCGTTGGTAACGCTGGATGCTGAGCACCGTATCGATTTCTTCTAG
- the rplD gene encoding 50S ribosomal protein L4 yields the protein MASLTIYNASGSEVGKYDIDPAEIAPRISKQLLHDACVMYQANARMGTHRTKSRAEVAGHKKKMFRQKGTGNARMGHKHTNVRTGGGHGHAIRPRDYSYKMPKKAMQTATRMAIASKIIDDEMVVIDKLDFDKPATKAMAGILKALGIDGKTALVATAGRCVNTYKSGRNIAGVSVSPVADLNALTVIKPHRILITKDALDRIRDGVFKKQATENTESGSEAEAS from the coding sequence ATGGCAAGCCTAACAATTTACAATGCAAGTGGCAGCGAAGTCGGCAAGTACGACATCGATCCTGCTGAGATTGCGCCCCGAATCAGCAAGCAATTGTTGCACGACGCATGTGTGATGTACCAAGCGAATGCTCGCATGGGAACGCATCGTACCAAGTCGCGTGCAGAAGTTGCTGGTCACAAGAAGAAGATGTTCCGCCAGAAGGGAACCGGCAACGCACGCATGGGTCACAAGCATACCAATGTGCGCACCGGTGGTGGTCACGGGCATGCAATTCGCCCACGTGACTACAGCTATAAGATGCCCAAGAAGGCCATGCAGACTGCGACGCGTATGGCGATCGCTAGCAAGATTATCGACGACGAAATGGTTGTTATCGATAAGCTGGATTTCGATAAGCCCGCTACCAAGGCGATGGCAGGGATCCTGAAGGCGTTGGGGATTGATGGCAAGACGGCGTTGGTTGCAACCGCTGGACGTTGCGTTAACACCTACAAGAGCGGCCGGAACATTGCTGGTGTGAGCGTCTCGCCCGTTGCTGACTTGAACGCATTGACGGTCATTAAGCCTCACCGGATTTTGATCACCAAGGACGCGTTGGACCGCATTCGCGACGGCGTGTTCAAGAAGCAGGCGACTGAGAATACCGAGAGTGGATCAGAAGCGGAGGCCTCGTAA